A stretch of Gossypium hirsutum isolate 1008001.06 chromosome A06, Gossypium_hirsutum_v2.1, whole genome shotgun sequence DNA encodes these proteins:
- the LOC107960285 gene encoding protein FLUORESCENT IN BLUE LIGHT, chloroplastic isoform X1, whose protein sequence is MASMIIHCSCFLTPPSLFTKPQFHGKKLSSFICKVENFGSSFKDVNEPVEIHRLFRETGERHLPHLQESVGDRVSDRISLHYNEFAQHLAALEGGLQLRVPMTAFLATNIFIYTAPFKAVAEACEVDNSIFNMPLLLFVALIGATVGGLLARQRKGELRRLNEQLRQINAALKRQAKIESYAPTLSYTPVVGRISEEDIIVDPRKEELISCLKSGKNFLRNQEHEKAFLKFQTALELAKSLKDPIEEKKAARGLGASLQRQGKYRDAIKYHSMVLAISDREREESGNTEAYGAIADCYTELGDLEKAGKFYDKYIARLEKD, encoded by the exons ATGGCATCCATGATAATCCATTGCTCTTGCTTTCTTACTCCTCCAAGCTTATTCACCAAGCCCCAATTTCATG GGAAGAAGCTGTCATCTTTTATATGTAAAGTAGAAAATTTTGGATCATCCTTCAAAGATGTTAATGAGCCGGTTGAGATTCATCGTCTATTCCGAGAAACAGGTGAGCGGCATTTACCCCATCTCCAAGAGTCAGTCGGAGATCGGGTCTCGGATCGTATTTCATTGCATTACAATGAATTTGCACAACATTTAGCTGCTCTTGAG GGAGGTTTACAGTTAAGAGTTCCGATGACGGCATTTCTTGCAACTAACATCTTTATATATACGGCTCCTTTCAAAGCCGTGGCGGAAGCATGTGAAGTGGATAACTCGATTTTCAACATGCCTTTACTTCTATTTGTAGCCCTTATCGGTGCGACAGTGGGAG GATTGCTTGCACGGCAAAGGAAAGGGGAACTACGGCGACTGAACGAGCAGCTGCGCCAAATCAATGCTGCTCTAAAGAGGCAGGCAAAGATAGAGTCATATGCTCCCACACTGAGTTACACACCTGTTGTCGGAAGAATATCGGAAGAGGACATAATCGTGGATCCGAGAAAAGAAGAGTTGATTTCTTGTTTGAAGAGTGGGAAGAACTTTTTAAGGAATCAAGAACACGAGAAGGCTTTTCTCAAGTTTCAAACAGCCTTGGAGCTTGCTAAGAGTCTAAAAGATCCTATCGAGGAGAAAAAGGCTGCTCGGGGTTTAG GTGCTTCATTGCAAAGGCAAGGCAAATATCGAGACGCCATTAAATACCATTCGATGGTTTTAGCAATCTCCGATCGAGAAAGAGAGGAATCAGGAAACACGGAAGCTTACGGAGCGATCGCCGATTGTTACACCGAGCTCGGAGACCTCGAAAAGGCAGGTAAATTCTATGATAAATATATTGCTAGGTTAGAAAAAGACTGA
- the LOC107960285 gene encoding protein FLUORESCENT IN BLUE LIGHT, chloroplastic isoform X3, whose amino-acid sequence MLMSRLRFIVYSEKQGGLQLRVPMTAFLATNIFIYTAPFKAVAEACEVDNSIFNMPLLLFVALIGATVGGLLARQRKGELRRLNEQLRQINAALKRQAKIESYAPTLSYTPVVGRISEEDIIVDPRKEELISCLKSGKNFLRNQEHEKAFLKFQTALELAKSLKDPIEEKKAARGLGASLQRQGKYRDAIKYHSMVLAISDREREESGNTEAYGAIADCYTELGDLEKAGKFYDKYIARLEKD is encoded by the exons ATGTTAATGAGCCGGTTGAGATTCATCGTCTATTCCGAGAAACAG GGAGGTTTACAGTTAAGAGTTCCGATGACGGCATTTCTTGCAACTAACATCTTTATATATACGGCTCCTTTCAAAGCCGTGGCGGAAGCATGTGAAGTGGATAACTCGATTTTCAACATGCCTTTACTTCTATTTGTAGCCCTTATCGGTGCGACAGTGGGAG GATTGCTTGCACGGCAAAGGAAAGGGGAACTACGGCGACTGAACGAGCAGCTGCGCCAAATCAATGCTGCTCTAAAGAGGCAGGCAAAGATAGAGTCATATGCTCCCACACTGAGTTACACACCTGTTGTCGGAAGAATATCGGAAGAGGACATAATCGTGGATCCGAGAAAAGAAGAGTTGATTTCTTGTTTGAAGAGTGGGAAGAACTTTTTAAGGAATCAAGAACACGAGAAGGCTTTTCTCAAGTTTCAAACAGCCTTGGAGCTTGCTAAGAGTCTAAAAGATCCTATCGAGGAGAAAAAGGCTGCTCGGGGTTTAG GTGCTTCATTGCAAAGGCAAGGCAAATATCGAGACGCCATTAAATACCATTCGATGGTTTTAGCAATCTCCGATCGAGAAAGAGAGGAATCAGGAAACACGGAAGCTTACGGAGCGATCGCCGATTGTTACACCGAGCTCGGAGACCTCGAAAAGGCAGGTAAATTCTATGATAAATATATTGCTAGGTTAGAAAAAGACTGA
- the LOC121230844 gene encoding pollen receptor-like kinase 3, with protein MAAIVTSLRFFRPFLFVLLLLLLSLLLRLVCAVSDSQALLKLKESFDNAGGGALDSWNSDSVPCNKEGHWKGLLCFNGILMGLRLEGMGLSGKIDIDALLLIKELRSFSVINNSFTGNIPEINRLGYLKSLFLSKNKFSGEIPSDFFAGMRSLKKVWLSDNKFSGKIPDSLSKLSRLIHLRLENNQFSGEIPDFHKQNLISINLSNNKLEGEIPSSLSKFKGNVFAGNPGLCGSQLGIDCGRDDKNDIKKIIAAVITLGVMLLAMIIFFVMKWRGKKRKSAPGAADVERGSPNEPVEIQVSLPATIREVGRKTASHQAWPGNYHGMVRGGAVPELVMVNDEKGVFGLPSLMKATAQVLGNSALGSSYKATMSNGFDVVVKRTKEMNSIGKDEFDVMAKRLGKLKHPNVLTPLAYHYRVEEKLFVYDYVANGSLLYLLHGNHETSSSALDWPTRLKIVQGIAEGLDHIHVELASLDVPHGNLKSSNVLLGPDNQPLHSEYGFCSMVSTEGAKTLIAYKTPEAIQHGKVCHKSDVYCLGIIILEILTGKFPSQYLDNGEGGIDVVHWVTTTTYEGKQANLFDPEIASGSKSLQEMEKLLQIGSLCTQASPDERLDLKKAIKMIQEIRVDNDTPESESDPQAITIQVSPSVQDEVGDAKSNSDLSSNQESNV; from the exons ATGGCCGCCATTGTTACTTCTTTAAGGTTTTTCAGACCATTTCtctttgttttattgttattgttgttgtCGTTGTTGTTGAGATTGGTGTGTGCAGTGTCGGATTCCCAAGCTCTGTTGAAGCTTAAGGAATCTTTCGACAATGCCGGTGGTGGCGCTCTTGATTCTTGGAACTCTGATTCTGTACCTTGTAATAAAGAGGGTCATTGGAAAGGTTTACTTTGTTTTAATGGGATATTAATGGGTTTACGCCTTGAAGGGATGGGATTATCAGGGAAGATCGACATTGATGCTTTGCTtttgattaaagaattgagaTCTTTTAGTGTTATAAACAATTCTTTCACCGGAAACATACCGGAAATCAATCGTTTGGGTTATTTGAAATCTTTGTTCTTGTCGAAAAACAAGTTTTCCGGTGAAATACCGTCAGATTTTTTCGCCGGAATGAGATCGTTGAAAAAAGTTTGGTTGTCGGATAATAAATTTTCCGGAAAAATCCCGGATTCTTTGTCTAAACTTTCCCGTCTTATCCATTTACGCCTCGAGAATAATCAATTTTCCGGGGAAATCCCGGATTTTCATAAGCAAAATTTGATTTCCATCAATCTATCGAACAATAAACTCGAAGGGGAGATTCCTTCAAGTTTATCGAAATTCAAAGGAAATGTATTTGCAGGGAATCCAGGTCTTTGTGGATCACAATTAGGGATTGATTGCGGACGAGACGATAAAAACGACATTAAGAAGATCATTGCTGCTGTAATAACGTTAGGTGTTATGCTTCTTGCAATGATTATCTTCTTTGTAATGAAATGGAGAGGAAAGAAACGAAAGAGTGCCCCCGGGGCTGCTGACGTCGAAAGGGGAAGTCCCAATGAGCCGGTTGAAATCCAAGTTTCGTTGCCGGCCACCATCAGAGAAGTAGGTCGAAAGACCGCGAGCCATCAGGCATGGCCTGGTAATTACCATGGGATGGTCCGTGGTGGTGCGGTGCCCGAGCTAGTTATGGTGAATGACGAAAAGGGTGTGTTTGGTTTGCCGAGTTTGATGAAAGCAACAGCCCAAGTACTAGGAAACAGTGCGCTCGGGTCGTCGTATAAGGCCACAATGTCGAACGGTTTTGACGTGGTTGTGAAAAGGACCAAAGAGATGAATTCAATAGGTAAAGATGAGTTTGATGTCATGGCTAAAAGGCTTGGGAAGCTTAAACATCCTAATGTTTTGACACCTTTGGCTTACCATTACCGGGTCGAAGAAAAGCTTTTCGTTTACGACTACGTCGCCAATGGCAGCTTGCTTTACCTATTACACG GTAATCACGAAACATCATCTTCTGCACTTGATTGGCCTACGAGACTAAAAATAGTTCAAGGAATCGCCGAGGGACTTGATCATATTCACGTTGAACTTGCTTCTCTTGATGTGCCTCATGGCAATCTTAAATCGAGCAATGTTCTGCTTGGTCCAGATAACCAACCGTTGCATTCGGAGTACGGGTTTTGTTCGATGGTAAGCACCGAAGGGGCGAAAACCCTAATTGCTTACAAGACCCCTGAAGCTATACAACATGGAAAAGTATGTCATAAAAGTGATGTATATTGCTTAGGAATCATCATTCTCGAGATCCTTACAGGGAAATTCCCTTCTCAATATCTCGACAACGGTGAAGGTGGAATCGATGTAGTCCATTGGGTGACAACGACAACTTACGAAGGTAAGCAAGCTAATCTATTTGATCCAGAGATCGCTAGTGGCTCGAAATCGCTTCAAGAAATGGAGAAACTCCTTCAAATAGGCTCGCTTTGCACGCAAGCAAGCCCAGACGAGAGATTAGACTTGAAAAAAGCCATTAAAATGATACAAGAAATAAGAGTAGACAACGACACCCCCGAGTCGGAGTCTGATCCTCAAGCTATAACAATCCAAGTTTCACCATCTGTTCAAGATGAAGTTGGTGATGCAAAATCAAACAGCGACTTGTCTAGCAACCAAGAAAGCAACGTGTGA
- the LOC107961079 gene encoding trihelix transcription factor ASIL2, producing the protein MQCLLHRRRHFLSRPTLVSVPSTDNKKTNETENKKPKKKNLVETLIFFLFFLSIIEFSGSQMEEDEEIQSYPSVVATGSSSPSSPSPASNSRITVTVAAAPPPNSPPTDEPHEHEKAIVLALPPPQKPKSNGGVREDCWSEGATEVLIDAWGERYLELSRGNLKQKHWKEVADIVSSREDYTKTPKTDIQCKNRIDTVKKKYKLEKAKVAAGGGPSKWVFFEKLDQLIGPTAKVSANTTAAVSGGGGSSSGGSADFLSKVPMGIPVGIRSSLNPFRVSQVRQQQQQQQQQEEEEKQPRMVVLKNQRKQGPVDMDSEGDDDDGDDDADSFDSLPPSPTGKRARRVVHNKSVNAGEKRRKWGNSVKELTQAILRFGEAYEQAETAKLQQVVEMEKQRMKFAKELELQRMQFFMKTQLEISQLKQGKKGVGILNSGNHHSKANNNNKNSDSSN; encoded by the coding sequence ATGCAATGCCTCCTGCACCGACGCCGTCATTTCCTTTCCCGCCCCACTCTAGTTTCCGTACCGTCAAccgataataaaaaaacaaatgaaaccgaaaataaaaagccaaaaaaaaaaaatctcgtcgaaaccctaatttttttcctttttttcctctCAATCATCGAATTTTCTGGATCTCAAATGGAGGAAGACGAAGAGATCCAATCGTACCCGTCGGTTGTCGCTACCGGATCTTCATCGCCGTCGTCGCCGTCACCGGCGTCCAATAGTCGTATAACCGTAACGGTAGCCGCTGCTCCTCCTCCAAATTCGCCACCTACGGATGAGCCGCATGAGCACGAGAAGGCTATAGTGCTGGCACTTCCGCCGCCTCAGAAGCCGAAGAGCAACGGCGGTGTAAGGGAGGACTGCTGGAGCGAAGGCGCCACGGAGGTTTTGATCGACGCGTGGGGAGAGAGGTATTTGGAGCTCAGCCGTGGGAATTTAAAGCAGAAACATTGGAAAGAAGTGGCGGACATTGTGAGTAGCAGAGAGGATTATACAAAAACTCCTAAGACAGATATACAGTGTAAGAATCGAATCGATACGGTGAAGAAGAAGTATAAGTTAGAGAAAGCTAAGGTTGCCGCCGGTGGTGGACCGAGTAAATGGGTGTTTTTTGAGAAATTGGATCAACTTATAGGGCCAACAGCGAAGGTTTCTGCTAATACTACGGCGGCCGTTTCCGGTGGTGGTGGTAGTAGTAGTGGTGGAAGTGCTGACTTTTTGTCTAAAGTACCGATGGGGATTCCGGTCGGGATCCGGTCCAGTTTGAACCCATTTCGAGTTTCTCAGGTtcgacaacaacaacaacagcagcaacaacaagaagaagaagaaaagcaaCCAAGAATGGTTGTATTAAAGAATCAAAGGAAACAAGGTCCAGTGGATATGGATTCTGAGGGTGATGATGATGACGGTGACGATGATGCAGATTCTTTCGATAGTTTACCGCCATCTCCAACCGGAAAAAGGGCAAGAAGGGTGGTTCATAATAAGAGTGTTAATGCAggtgaaaaaagaagaaaatggggGAACTCAGTTAAGGAACTGACTCAGGCGATATTACGGTTCGGTGAAGCTTACGAGCAAGCGGAGACCGCAAAGCTTCAACAAGTGGTCGAAATGGAGAAACAAAGGATGAAATTTGCTAAGGAGCTTGAGTTGCAGAGGATGCAGTTTTTCATGAAGACTCAACTAGAGATTTCACAATTGAAGCAAGGGAAAAAAGGTGTTGGAATCTTAAACTCTGGTAATCATCATAGTAaagctaataataataacaagaataGTGATAGTAGTAATTAA
- the LOC121230845 gene encoding uncharacterized protein, whose protein sequence is MYRGRGRTTSGGRPFYRGGYSDQSSNPDYGMSEGRGRRSPNMSPWSGSRHSNHENAAVYRPRMPLPVGTGLQGQNDTLETQGTSDALSHCSSSMGLNRSVEGEKIELSLVEETESCAVSLLHHDLSHNVNISGSVDKSEPSQERNPPQSSSGIDDSNQVECQAVIEHFDICLPKIGTPVMLKPSLLVKNREKRNEIKRSAEGQIGNVLRPGMVLLKKYLSLADQVKIVRACRALGLGSGGFYQPGYRDGAKLHLKMMCLGKNWDPETGNYGDLRPIDRAVPPGIPREFFQLVEKVIKDSHSLVQLKTKASHVEHILPSMKPNICIVNFYSASGRLGLHQDKDESPESLHKGLPVISFSIGDAAEFLYGDQREVDKAEKVELESGDVLVFGGSSRLIFHGVTAIKQKTAPGSLLEETNLRPGRLNLTFREY, encoded by the exons ATGTATCGTGGCCGCGGTCGTACCACTAGCGGCGGCCGGCCCTTCTATCGCGGAGGTTATTCCGATCAGAGTAGCAACCCG GATTATGGAATGTCCGAAGGCCGAGGAAGGCGATCTCCGAACATGTCACCGTGGAGTGGGTCAAGGCATTCTAACCATGAAAATGCTGCCGTTTATAGGCCGAGAATGCCGTTGCCTGTCGGTACTGGATTACAAGGGCAAAATGATACACTTGAAACCCAAGGCACCTCAGATGCTTTATCTCATTGCTCGAGTTCTATGGGCTTAAACCGTAGTGTAGAAGGAGAAAAGATTGAACTTTCCTTAGTTGAGGAGACCGAGAGTTGTGCTGTATCTTTACTGCATCACGATCTTTCCCACAACGTTAACATCTCCGGCTCGGTAGACAAGTCTGAACCATCCCAAGAAAGGAATCCCCCCCAAAGTAGTTCAGGTATTGATGATTCGAATCAAGTCGAGTGCCAAGCTGTGATCGAGCATTTCGACATTTGCTTGCCCAAAATCGGAACTCCCGTCATGCTTAAACCGTCTTTGCTTGTAAAGAACAGAGAAAAGAGGAACGAAATCAAACGATCGGCAGAAGGTCAAATAGGAAATGTATTGAGACCCGGGATGGTGCTTCTAAAGAAATATCTGTCTTTAGCTGATCAA GTCAAAATTGTAAGAGCTTGTCGAGCTCTGGGTTTGGGCTCAGGAGGTTTCTATCAACCAGGCTACCGTGATGGAGCGAAGTTGCATTTGAAAATGATGTGCCTTGGTAAAAACTGGGATCCTGAGACAGGTAATTATGGAGATCTCCGACCAATTGACCGTGCTGTTCCCCCTGGTATTCCTCGCGAATTCTTTCAGTTAGTTGAGAAGGTGATAAAAGATTCACATTCCCTCGTACAACTAAAGACCAAGGCTAGCCATGTAGAACACATTCTCCCATCGATGAAACCAAATATCTGTATCGTGAATTTCTACTCGGCAAGCGGTCGACTGGGTCTCCATCAG GATAAGGATGAAAGTCCGGAAAGTCTACATAAAGGATTACCTGTGATATCCTTTTCCATTGGCGATGCAGCAGAATTTTTATACGGTGACCAAAGGGAAGTCGACAAGGCTGAAAAGGTTGAACTTGAATCTGGTGATGTGCTTGTATTTGGTGGGAGCTCTAGACTCATCTTTCATGGCGTGACTGCAATTAAGCAAAAAACTGCACCCGGGAGTCTCTTGGAGGAAACGAATCTCCGTCCAGGTCGTTTAAATCTTACTTTTAGAGAGTATTAA
- the LOC107960286 gene encoding oligouridylate-binding protein 1B — translation MQHQRLKQQQQALMQQALMQQQSLYHPGILAPPQIEPIPSGNLPPGFDPSTCRSVYVGNIHTQVTEPLLQEVFASTGPVEGCKLVRKEKSSYGFIHYFDRRSAALAILSLNGRHLFGQPIKVNWAYASGQREDTSGHFNIFVGDLSPEVTDAMLFACFSVYPSCSDARVMWDQKTGRSRGFGFVSFRNQQDAQSAINDLSGKWLGSRQIRCNWATKGVSSSDDKQSSDAKSVVELTNGSSEDGKEMTNNEAPESNPQYTTVYVGNLAPEVTQVELHYHFHALGAGVIEEVRVQRDKGFGFVRYCTHAEAALAIQLGNTHSFLCGKQIKCSWGSKPTAPGTSSNPLPPPAATPLAGLSATDLLAYERQLAMNKMGGVHALMHPQGQHPLKQAAMGVGAAGASQAIYDGGFQNVAAAQQLMYYQ, via the exons ATGCAGCACCAGAGGCTGAAGCAACAGCAACAAGCCTTGATGCAACAAGCTCTTATGCAACAACAGTCTCTTTATCACCCAGGCATCTTAGCTCCTCCTCAG ATAGAGCCAATCCCAAGTGGAAATCTGCCTCCTGGTTTTGATCCAAGTACTTGCCGCAGTGT GTATGTCGGAAACATCCATACACAAGTGACTGAACCACTACTCCAAGAGGTTTTTGCAAGTACCGGTCCCGTTGAAGGCTGCAAGCTTGTCAGAAAGGAAAAG TCATCATATGGATTCATCCACTACTTCGACCGCAGATCAGCTGCTCTTGCCATATTATCTCTAAATGGAAGGCATTT ATTTGGACAGCCTATCAAGGTCAATTGGGCATATGCTAGTGGTCAGAGAGAGGATACATCAG GACACTTTAACATTTTTGTTGGGGATCTCAGTCCTGAGGTTACTGATGCAATGCTGTTTGCGTGCTTTTCTGTCTATCCTAGTTGTTC GGATGCGAGGGTAATGTGGGATCAGAAAACTGGGCGTTCAAGAGGATTTGGGTTTGTATCATTTCGAAACCAGCAG GATGCACAAAGTGCAATTAACGACTTAAGTG GAAAATGGCTTGGCAGTCGACAAATTCGTTGTAACTGGGCGACAAAGGGTGTCAGTAGCAGTGATGACAAGCAGAGCTCTGATGCCAAAAGCGTGGTAGAACTAACCAATGGCTCATCAG AGGATGGTAAAGAGATGACCAATAATGAGGCTCCTGAGAGTAATCCTCAATATACTACGGTTTATGTCGGCAATCTTGCTCCAGAG GTCACTCAAGTAGAACTCCACTATCACTTCCATGCTCTCGGTGCTGGGGTGATTGAGGAGGTCCGTGTCCAGCGTGATAAAGGCTTTGGCTTTGTGAGATACTGTACTCATGCTGAGGCAGCTTTGGCTATTCAACTGGGGAACACACACTCATTTCTATGTGGCAAGCAAATTAAG TGTTCTTGGGGCAGCAAGCCTACAGCACCTGGGACAAGTTCAAACCCCCTTCCCCCACCTGCCGCCACACCTTTAGCCGGGCTTTCTGCCACTGACCTTTTAGCTTATGAGCGACAACTAGCCATGAACAAAATGGGTGGTGTTCACGCACTAATGCATCCTCAAGGACAACACCCTCTCAAACAAGCGGCAATGGGAGTTGGTGCTGCTGGAGCAAGCCAGGCCATATATGACGGTGGATTCCAGAACGTGGCGGCTGCCCAGCAACTAATGTACTATCAGTGA
- the LOC107960285 gene encoding protein FLUORESCENT IN BLUE LIGHT, chloroplastic isoform X2: MASMIIHCSCFLTPPSLFTKPQFHGKKLSSFICKVENFGSSFKDVNEPVEIHRLFRETGERHLPHLQESVGDRVSDRISLHYNEFAQHLAALELRVPMTAFLATNIFIYTAPFKAVAEACEVDNSIFNMPLLLFVALIGATVGGLLARQRKGELRRLNEQLRQINAALKRQAKIESYAPTLSYTPVVGRISEEDIIVDPRKEELISCLKSGKNFLRNQEHEKAFLKFQTALELAKSLKDPIEEKKAARGLGASLQRQGKYRDAIKYHSMVLAISDREREESGNTEAYGAIADCYTELGDLEKAGKFYDKYIARLEKD, translated from the exons ATGGCATCCATGATAATCCATTGCTCTTGCTTTCTTACTCCTCCAAGCTTATTCACCAAGCCCCAATTTCATG GGAAGAAGCTGTCATCTTTTATATGTAAAGTAGAAAATTTTGGATCATCCTTCAAAGATGTTAATGAGCCGGTTGAGATTCATCGTCTATTCCGAGAAACAGGTGAGCGGCATTTACCCCATCTCCAAGAGTCAGTCGGAGATCGGGTCTCGGATCGTATTTCATTGCATTACAATGAATTTGCACAACATTTAGCTGCTCTTGAG TTAAGAGTTCCGATGACGGCATTTCTTGCAACTAACATCTTTATATATACGGCTCCTTTCAAAGCCGTGGCGGAAGCATGTGAAGTGGATAACTCGATTTTCAACATGCCTTTACTTCTATTTGTAGCCCTTATCGGTGCGACAGTGGGAG GATTGCTTGCACGGCAAAGGAAAGGGGAACTACGGCGACTGAACGAGCAGCTGCGCCAAATCAATGCTGCTCTAAAGAGGCAGGCAAAGATAGAGTCATATGCTCCCACACTGAGTTACACACCTGTTGTCGGAAGAATATCGGAAGAGGACATAATCGTGGATCCGAGAAAAGAAGAGTTGATTTCTTGTTTGAAGAGTGGGAAGAACTTTTTAAGGAATCAAGAACACGAGAAGGCTTTTCTCAAGTTTCAAACAGCCTTGGAGCTTGCTAAGAGTCTAAAAGATCCTATCGAGGAGAAAAAGGCTGCTCGGGGTTTAG GTGCTTCATTGCAAAGGCAAGGCAAATATCGAGACGCCATTAAATACCATTCGATGGTTTTAGCAATCTCCGATCGAGAAAGAGAGGAATCAGGAAACACGGAAGCTTACGGAGCGATCGCCGATTGTTACACCGAGCTCGGAGACCTCGAAAAGGCAGGTAAATTCTATGATAAATATATTGCTAGGTTAGAAAAAGACTGA